In a genomic window of Magnolia sinica isolate HGM2019 chromosome 16, MsV1, whole genome shotgun sequence:
- the LOC131229504 gene encoding F-box/kelch-repeat protein At5g43190-like has translation MTQIPARSSCQIPATTSPEMDPGIWSRLPEELLERILALLPMKTFLNLRTTCKHFKFLLFSPSFLSQTKTPPLSSFILLSHPQFHNLFPLHDAFFNRWRMLSLSPTLPPKCASLRLVSASNGRLCFSLPNSFLICNLLTKSTKTIEFPRYPFTSTTLISASPSSPRSSPSLHGYKIFSLCYSPLEYWAFVYDSRTEKWTRSESFDPILSQNSHQDAVFFNGSLHFTTREPFSIVGFELDTGRWWKSTVELPQELVFVRLVSDSNANNGNLYLVGGTGRDGISENLKVWELREGETKVAEIASLPELMWRKFGSVCYHNYEHVYCLWHDGMVCVCCYTWPEILVYKVGRKTWHSLSKCPFLPEKWSCGFRWFSFSPDFYASV, from the coding sequence ATGACACAAATCCCGGCGAGGTCCAGTTGTCAGATCCCGGCGACCACGTCCCCGGAAATGGATCCCGGGATCTGGAGCAGGTTACCTGAAGAGCTCCTGGAGCGCATTTTAGCTCTCCTCCCTATGAAAACCTTCCTTAACCTGCGCACCACATGCAAGCACTTCAAATTCCTCCTCTTCTCTCCATCTTTCCTCTCTCAAACCAAGACTCCTCCCCTTTCCAGCTTTATCCTTCTCTCCCACCCGCAATTCCACAACCTCTTCCCCCTCCACGACGCCTTCTTCAACCGCTGGCGCATGTTATCCCTCTCCCCCACTCTCCCGCCAAAGTGCGCCTCCTTGCGCCTCGTCTCCGCTTCCAACGGTCGGCTCTGCTTCTCTCTCCCCAATTCCTTCCTCATTTGCAATCTCCTCACGAAATCCACCAAGACCATCGAATTCCCAAGATACCCTTTCACATCGACGACTCTGATCTCCGCATCTCCATCGTCGCCGCGGTCTTCTCCTTCGCTGCATGGATACAAGATCTTCAGTCTCTGTTATTCGCCGTTGGAGTATTGGGCCTTCGTCTACGATTCCCGGACCGAGAAATGGACCAGATCAGAGAGCTTCGATCCAATCCTAAGCCAGAATTCCCACCAAGATGCGGTTTTCTTTAATGGGTCTCTGCATTTTACGACTCGGGAGCCGTTTTCGATCGTGGGTTTTGAATTGGACACTGGCCGGTGGTGGAAATCGACGGTGGAACTACCCCAGGAGCTCGTATTCGTCCGTTTGGTCAGCGACAGCAATGCAAACAATGGGAATTTGTACTTGGTGGGCGGGACTGGGCGGGACGGGATTTCGGAGAATCTGAAGGTGTGGGAGCTGAGAGAAGGGGAGACGAAGGTGGCGGAAATCGCGAGCTTGCCGGAATTGATGTGGCGGAAATTCGGCTCGGTTTGCTACCATAACTACGAGCATGTGTACTGCTTGTGGCACGACGGAATGGTCTGTGTGTGCTGTTATACATGGCCTGAGATATTGGTGTATAAGGTGGGGAGGAAGACATGGCATTCGCTGTCGAAATGCCCGTTCTTGCCAGAGAAATGGAGCTGTGGATTCAGATGGTTTTCTTTCTCTCCGGATTTCTATGCTTCAGTTTGa